A genomic window from Montipora capricornis isolate CH-2021 chromosome 8, ASM3666992v2, whole genome shotgun sequence includes:
- the LOC138059615 gene encoding uncharacterized protein: MASMASKTQKKKTIVWTDEDVGLLLDVFAEETIQIGLEKAKCPKDKNAAYLEVQKKLEQHGIIKTVAAITVKLKKLRAKYKDVKDGAKKSGNSRKPWKFMEQMDMIFKDNPTIDPPHLWDSSSSDHHSELDNESSLENGTGTSDNSSELNSEKGSDVVPDDSSSERKRSKYITGATPKSSKKTKLEKSIETVCLSLRESSEAEMKRFEEMEEKRHDRELKFRLEMRREEREHELRVLQMMMQTRGCNSQWTTPGQQESEYCVGGQTYYHL; encoded by the exons ATGGCGTCGATGGCGtcaaaaacacagaaaaagaaaacgatcGTGTGGACCGATGAAGACGTTGGCCTACTATTAGACGTTTTTGCGGAAGAGACCATTCAAATAGGGCTAGAGAAAGCAAAATGCCCGAAAGACAAAAATGCAGCGTACCTGGAAGTTCAGAAGAAGTTAGAACAGCACG GAATAATAAAAACTGTCGCGGCAATCACAGTCAAATTGAAAAAGCTACGTGCAAAATACAAAGATGTGAAGGATGGTGCCAAGAAGAGTGGAAATTCGAGGAAGCCCTGGAAGTTCATGGAACAAATGGACATGATTTTTAAAGATAACCCAACTATTGATCCACCGCATTTGTGGGATAGCAGCTCCAGTGATCACCATAGTGAATTAGACAATGAGAGCTCTCTAGAAAATG GAACAGGAACTTCAGACAATAGCTCAGAACTTAATTCTGAGAAAGGAAGTGATGTAGTCCCTGATGATAGTAGTTCTGAAAGGAAGAGATCTAAGTACATCACAGGTGCGACACCAAAAAGttccaagaaaacaaaattggagAAGTCAATTGAAACAGTGTGTTTAAGTCTCCGTGAATCCTCAGAAGCAGAGATGAAGAG ATTTGAAGAAATGGAAGAGAAGAGGCATGACAGGGAGTTAAAATTTCGACTTGAAATgagaagagaagaaagagagcATGAATTGCGTGTCCTTCAAATGATGATGCAAACGAGAGGCTGTAACTCTCAATGGACAACTCCAGGACAGCAGGAATCTGAGTATTGTGTTGGTGGACAAACTTATTACCACTTGTAA